A single Tissierellales bacterium DNA region contains:
- the leuS gene encoding leucine--tRNA ligase: METYFPQKIEKKWQDRWDENKTFRATDDFDKEKFYALIEFPYPSGKGLHVGHPRPYTALDIVARKRRMEGYNVLYPMGWDAFGLPTENYAIKNKIHPRIVTENNVARFKQQLKSLGFSFDWDREVNTTDPNYYKWTQWIFMKLFEKGLAYKNEMPINWCTDCKVGLANEEVVNGVCERCGGEVVQKVKSQWMLKITEYAERLIKDLDLVDYIDRVKIQQKNWIGKSTGMEVQFKLNEVDETLVVYTTRPDTLFGATYMVISPEHPILEKYVDQIKNMDAIKEYQDFAARKSDFERTELVKEKTGVAIEGITATNPVNGKAIPVWISDYVLMSYGTGAIMAVPGHDTRDWEFAKKFDLDIVEVVEGGNVEEEAFTDIATGTMINSDILNGLSVDEAKVKIAEFLSEKGIGEKKTNYKLRDWVFSRQRYWGEPIPLVYCECCGWQPIPESELPLELPEVDSYEPTENGESPLAKMEEWIQTTCPKCGKAARRETDTMPQWAGSSWYFLRYIDPDNNEALASEEKLKYWLPIDWYNGGMEHTTLHLLYSRFWHKFLFDYGVVPIPEPYQKRTSHGMILGENNEKMSKSRGNVVNPDEIVEEFGADTLRSYEMFIGDFEKAVPWSMNGVRGCRKFLDRVWRLQEIVEDGDVYSEALETRMHQTIKKVSSDYEKLKFNTAIAAMMALVNDMNAHGKINKAEYKTLITLLNPVAPHMTEEIWEVLGFEGMLNQAKWPTYEEEKTVENIIEMAIQINGKVRGRVNINKDADHDTVLATVKADEKIKEHLEGKQIVKEIYVPGKICNIVVK; the protein is encoded by the coding sequence ATGGAGACATATTTTCCACAAAAAATAGAAAAAAAATGGCAAGACCGTTGGGATGAGAATAAAACATTTAGAGCAACAGATGATTTTGATAAGGAGAAATTCTATGCACTTATTGAATTTCCATATCCATCGGGAAAAGGACTTCACGTAGGTCATCCACGTCCGTATACAGCACTTGATATTGTTGCTAGAAAGAGACGTATGGAAGGATATAATGTACTTTATCCAATGGGATGGGACGCATTTGGTTTACCTACGGAAAACTATGCAATCAAAAATAAAATACATCCTAGAATAGTTACAGAAAACAATGTAGCTAGATTTAAGCAACAATTGAAATCATTAGGATTTTCATTTGATTGGGATAGAGAAGTGAATACAACAGATCCTAATTACTATAAGTGGACACAGTGGATATTCATGAAATTATTTGAAAAAGGATTGGCATACAAGAATGAAATGCCTATCAACTGGTGTACGGATTGTAAAGTAGGATTGGCAAACGAAGAAGTTGTAAATGGTGTTTGTGAGAGATGTGGTGGAGAAGTAGTTCAGAAGGTAAAGAGCCAATGGATGCTTAAAATTACAGAATATGCAGAAAGACTTATAAAAGATTTAGATTTAGTAGATTATATAGATAGGGTAAAAATTCAGCAAAAAAATTGGATAGGAAAATCTACTGGTATGGAAGTTCAATTTAAGCTAAATGAGGTAGATGAGACATTGGTTGTATATACTACTCGTCCAGATACATTATTTGGAGCTACTTACATGGTTATATCGCCAGAACATCCAATACTTGAAAAATATGTTGATCAAATAAAAAATATGGATGCAATAAAAGAATATCAGGATTTTGCAGCTAGAAAATCTGATTTTGAAAGAACCGAGTTAGTTAAAGAAAAAACTGGTGTTGCTATTGAAGGAATTACTGCAACAAATCCAGTAAACGGAAAAGCAATACCGGTTTGGATTTCTGATTATGTACTTATGAGTTATGGTACAGGAGCTATAATGGCAGTACCAGGACATGATACTAGAGACTGGGAATTTGCTAAAAAGTTTGATTTAGATATAGTTGAAGTTGTAGAAGGCGGAAATGTAGAAGAGGAAGCATTTACTGATATTGCTACAGGAACTATGATTAACTCAGACATATTGAATGGATTGAGTGTAGATGAAGCGAAAGTAAAAATTGCAGAATTTTTATCGGAAAAAGGAATTGGTGAGAAAAAGACAAATTATAAATTAAGAGACTGGGTATTCTCTAGACAGAGATACTGGGGAGAGCCAATTCCACTAGTTTATTGTGAGTGCTGTGGATGGCAGCCAATTCCAGAATCGGAATTGCCACTTGAGCTTCCAGAAGTAGATAGCTATGAGCCTACTGAAAACGGAGAATCTCCACTTGCTAAGATGGAGGAATGGATTCAAACTACGTGTCCTAAATGTGGTAAAGCAGCTAGAAGAGAAACTGATACTATGCCTCAGTGGGCAGGATCATCTTGGTATTTCTTAAGATATATTGATCCAGATAACAATGAAGCACTTGCGTCAGAAGAAAAGCTTAAATATTGGTTACCAATTGACTGGTACAATGGTGGAATGGAACATACAACTCTTCACTTGCTTTATTCTAGATTCTGGCATAAATTCTTATTTGACTATGGTGTGGTACCTATTCCAGAACCATATCAAAAGAGAACATCTCATGGTATGATTTTGGGTGAAAATAATGAAAAAATGTCTAAATCTAGAGGAAATGTTGTAAATCCAGATGAGATAGTAGAAGAATTTGGAGCAGATACTCTTAGATCTTACGAAATGTTTATAGGTGACTTTGAGAAGGCGGTTCCATGGTCTATGAATGGAGTTCGAGGTTGTCGTAAATTCTTAGATAGAGTTTGGAGATTGCAGGAAATAGTTGAAGATGGTGATGTTTATTCAGAGGCTCTAGAAACCAGAATGCACCAAACTATAAAGAAAGTATCATCTGATTATGAGAAACTTAAATTCAACACAGCAATTGCAGCGATGATGGCGCTTGTTAACGATATGAATGCACATGGCAAAATTAATAAAGCAGAGTATAAGACGCTTATAACATTGCTTAATCCAGTTGCACCTCATATGACAGAAGAGATATGGGAAGTACTTGGGTTTGAAGGAATGCTAAATCAAGCAAAATGGCCAACATACGAAGAAGAGAAAACAGTAGAGAACATCATTGAAATGGCAATTCAGATCAATGGTAAAGTGAGAGGTAGAGTTAACATAAACAAGGATGCTGACCACGATACTGTATTGGCTACAGTTAAAGCTGATGAAAAGATAAAAGAGCATCTGGAAGGAAAGCAGATAGTTAAAGAAATTTATGTTCCAGGTAAGATATGTAATATAGTAGTTAAATAA
- a CDS encoding sensor histidine kinase — translation MRERTPMRLQTKLLFGMIFLVILSIGLSSYFISEFEVDRLEMKIEANLRNVGHIIAENQDIQWNLNYKKTEEVQVIVERYLDILEDIEIITIADMDGLRYGHPSRDRLGKYFVGGDEKQVLETGSIYSSIATGTLGRSIRVFIPIYFQNNQVGFVMTAQKYDRVEESILNIRRSVLVYSFFGILIGGVGAILISTSIKKSLLNLEPYQIAKLYREKDVILKSTREGILAIDAKCSINLMNDSAKKILNCEGKDFIGVDIESVFPTTKLPRILETGIAEYDREQLINGAQILTNRIPIYENGRLVGALATFKDLSDVVTLAEEMTGIKQVVRALRATTHEFKNKLHLINGLLELDEIDEAKKYVMGLGYRYTKIQDIVSGKIKNATINALIIGKINRASEDKIDIEVTSDSLLLCEGYKINSGAMVIIIGNLIENAIEAIQKTNRDDGKIIFYINDTSENLVIEVSDNGIGIEQKYIETIFNRGFTTKRGSNGIGLDLVKSNVERLKGEIEVMSEKDKGTTFTIVIPIEDNN, via the coding sequence ATGAGAGAGAGAACACCAATGCGTTTGCAAACTAAATTATTGTTTGGAATGATCTTTTTGGTCATATTATCGATAGGGCTTAGCAGTTATTTTATAAGTGAATTTGAAGTAGATAGACTGGAGATGAAGATAGAAGCAAATTTAAGAAATGTAGGACACATAATAGCAGAAAATCAAGATATTCAATGGAATTTAAATTATAAAAAAACTGAAGAGGTACAGGTAATAGTTGAAAGGTATTTAGATATACTAGAAGATATTGAAATTATTACGATTGCTGATATGGATGGATTGAGATATGGACATCCAAGTAGAGACAGACTGGGTAAATATTTCGTTGGAGGAGATGAAAAGCAAGTTCTTGAAACCGGCAGTATATATTCTTCTATCGCGACAGGTACTTTAGGACGTTCTATTAGAGTATTTATTCCAATATATTTTCAAAATAATCAAGTTGGATTTGTAATGACAGCTCAAAAATATGATAGAGTTGAAGAATCTATTTTGAATATTAGAAGGAGTGTTTTAGTGTATTCCTTTTTTGGAATACTGATAGGTGGAGTTGGTGCTATACTAATATCCACTAGTATAAAAAAGAGTTTGCTAAATTTGGAACCGTATCAAATAGCAAAACTTTATAGAGAAAAAGATGTGATTTTGAAATCAACTAGAGAAGGAATATTAGCGATTGATGCAAAATGCAGTATTAACCTGATGAATGATTCAGCTAAAAAAATATTGAACTGTGAAGGTAAAGATTTTATAGGAGTAGATATAGAGAGCGTATTTCCAACGACAAAGCTTCCTAGAATACTTGAAACTGGAATAGCTGAATATGATCGGGAGCAGCTTATAAATGGAGCGCAAATCCTTACAAATAGAATACCAATTTATGAAAATGGTAGATTGGTGGGAGCTCTAGCTACTTTCAAAGACTTAAGTGATGTAGTAACATTAGCTGAAGAGATGACTGGGATAAAGCAAGTGGTTAGAGCACTTAGAGCAACTACTCATGAATTCAAGAATAAGCTACATCTAATAAACGGATTGTTAGAACTTGACGAGATAGATGAAGCTAAGAAATATGTAATGGGGCTTGGATATAGATATACTAAAATACAGGATATAGTTTCAGGGAAAATAAAAAATGCGACTATAAATGCTTTGATAATAGGCAAGATTAATAGGGCAAGTGAAGACAAAATAGATATAGAGGTTACAAGTGACAGCTTGTTGCTTTGCGAGGGTTATAAGATTAACTCTGGAGCAATGGTAATAATTATAGGAAACTTGATAGAAAATGCAATAGAAGCTATACAAAAGACAAATAGAGATGATGGCAAAATTATATTTTATATAAATGATACATCAGAAAACCTTGTAATAGAAGTTTCGGATAATGGCATAGGTATAGAACAAAAGTATATAGAAACAATATTTAATAGGGGATTTACAACTAAAAGAGGAAGTAATGGAATTGGTCTTGACCTTGTAAAATCTAATGTGGAAAGATTGAAGGGAGAGATAGAGGTTATGAGTGAGAAAGATAAGGGTACTACATTTACAATTGTAATCCCTATTGAAGACAATAATTGA
- a CDS encoding response regulator, whose protein sequence is MIKVLIVEDDPMLAFIHKKFIENIEFFSVVNVIHNGKEAYNYIKDEEIDLLILDVYLPGLNGFEILKKIRSKGILTDVILVTAANSAEDLKKARSYGAFDYMVKPFEYDRLKLALQKYLSIKKEFINKSLMSQDDLDAFFNAEKNENIELPKGLHKKTLQRVIKILKATDKKSIDVSFVAEEIDISKVTARRYLDYLGKIGEIEIEMSHGSRGRPAYIYKIKY, encoded by the coding sequence GTGATAAAGGTATTAATAGTAGAAGACGATCCAATGTTGGCTTTTATTCATAAAAAATTTATTGAGAATATAGAGTTTTTTTCAGTTGTAAATGTTATACACAACGGGAAAGAGGCCTATAATTATATAAAAGATGAGGAGATAGATTTGCTTATCTTAGATGTGTATTTGCCAGGGCTGAATGGTTTTGAAATACTGAAAAAAATTAGAAGTAAGGGCATATTGACTGATGTAATACTCGTTACAGCTGCAAATTCAGCAGAAGACTTGAAAAAGGCTCGTAGTTATGGTGCTTTTGATTATATGGTAAAGCCATTTGAATACGATAGGCTTAAACTAGCACTTCAAAAATATTTAAGTATAAAAAAGGAATTTATAAATAAAAGTTTAATGAGTCAAGATGATTTAGATGCTTTTTTCAATGCAGAGAAAAATGAGAATATAGAATTACCAAAAGGATTGCACAAAAAAACGCTTCAGAGGGTTATAAAAATATTGAAAGCGACGGATAAAAAAAGTATCGATGTTAGCTTTGTGGCTGAGGAAATCGATATCTCTAAAGTTACTGCTAGAAGGTATTTAGATTATCTAGGAAAGATTGGAGAAATCGAGATAGAGATGTCTCATGGATCTAGAGGACGTCCGGCTTATATATATAAGATAAAATATTAA
- a CDS encoding NAD-dependent malic enzyme: protein MNYNEMAIKMHEENKGKVSITCKVKLEDKDDLSTAYTPGVAEPCRRIAENKDDVYKYTAKGNLVAVVSDGTAVLGLGDIGPEAAMPVMEGKAVLFKAFGDVDAFPVCIDTKNVDEIVDLVCKLAPTFGGINLEDISAPRCIEIEEKLKEKLDIPVFHDDQHGTAIVTVAGLINSLKLVNKKWEDVKIVLSGSGAAGSSITKMLFAMGAKHIKVCDRRGILVPGAEHNDWLKESLAKMTNEEGVTGSLADAMKGTDIFIGVSAPGVVTEDMVASMNENAIVFAMANPTPEIMPDLAIKAGAAVVGTGRSDFANQVNNVLAFPGIFRGALDVRASDINEEMKVAAAKAIAEVISEDEITSEYVIPSSFNKSVGENVAKAVSKAAIDSGAARI from the coding sequence ATGAATTACAACGAAATGGCAATTAAAATGCATGAAGAAAATAAGGGAAAAGTAAGTATAACTTGCAAAGTTAAATTAGAGGATAAAGATGATTTAAGTACTGCATACACACCAGGTGTAGCAGAGCCATGTAGAAGAATTGCTGAAAATAAAGATGATGTATATAAGTATACTGCAAAAGGTAATTTAGTAGCAGTAGTATCTGATGGAACGGCTGTATTAGGTCTTGGAGATATAGGCCCAGAAGCAGCTATGCCAGTTATGGAAGGTAAAGCTGTTTTATTCAAAGCATTTGGTGATGTAGATGCATTCCCAGTATGTATTGATACTAAAAATGTAGACGAAATAGTAGATTTGGTTTGTAAATTGGCACCAACATTTGGCGGAATAAATCTTGAAGATATTTCAGCTCCTAGATGTATAGAGATTGAAGAAAAACTGAAAGAAAAGCTTGATATTCCAGTATTTCATGATGACCAGCATGGAACAGCAATTGTAACGGTAGCTGGACTTATAAATTCTCTAAAATTAGTAAATAAGAAATGGGAAGATGTAAAAATCGTATTAAGTGGTTCGGGTGCAGCTGGTTCGTCTATCACTAAAATGCTTTTTGCAATGGGAGCTAAGCACATAAAAGTTTGTGATAGAAGAGGAATTTTAGTTCCAGGAGCAGAGCATAATGACTGGCTGAAAGAATCATTAGCAAAGATGACAAATGAAGAAGGAGTTACAGGAAGTTTAGCAGATGCTATGAAAGGTACGGATATTTTCATTGGGGTATCAGCGCCAGGTGTAGTTACAGAAGATATGGTAGCTAGTATGAATGAAAATGCGATTGTATTTGCTATGGCAAACCCAACTCCAGAAATAATGCCAGATTTGGCTATAAAAGCAGGAGCTGCTGTAGTTGGAACTGGAAGATCAGATTTTGCAAATCAAGTAAACAATGTACTTGCATTTCCAGGGATATTTAGAGGAGCATTGGATGTAAGAGCTAGCGATATAAATGAAGAAATGAAAGTAGCCGCGGCGAAGGCTATAGCAGAAGTAATTTCTGAAGATGAAATAACTAGTGAGTATGTTATTCCGAGTTCTTTTAACAAAAGCGTAGGAGAAAATGTAGCAAAAGCAGTTTCGAAGGCGGCAATAGATTCAGGCGCAGCTAGAATTTAA